The genomic interval CCAGCATTTTACGCACATCCTTAAAGCTTTTTGGCTTCTTGCCCGTCATTTTCTCTATTTCAGCTACCGTTTTTTCTATCACTTTGTCGTCTACATCACATACAAAACCTATTTCTACATTAGGGATTTGTGCATACATTCTGGCTAAGAAAAAACCACGGCTATTGCTACCCATTATGCCTATAACTACCTTTTCATTGGGAGAACTGTTAAAAAAAGATACCTGGGGCGCTACCCAAAGTCCGGCTCCGGCCAGGGAGGTTTGCTTAATAAAGTCTCTGCGAGTGGTCATCTGGAAATAAGTCAAAGTTTACGTGGTTAAATTACAAAATTCCGGTGGGTTTATGATAGGATATCTACTATTTTACACGAAAGAAAGGCTTACAGAGAGGGAGTTTAGCTAGATATATAATACTTACTTACTTTCTTTCATTTATTTCTATCAGATAGCCATCCGGGTCTGAAAAGTAGATCTGAACTACCTTGTCAAAGCGGGTTTGTTTATGGAACTGAATCTTATATTTGGTAAGAAAAGTTTCTGCCTGAGTAATGGATTCTACAAAAAACGCAATATGCCCACCATTCCGGTCATGGTAGATCTTTTCGGTTCGGCCTGCCAATAAATGTATTTGCTGGCCATTGCCTATATCGAACCAGGAACGTATGGCTTTCAGATCATCAGGTACTGGTATGGGCCGAAGCCCTATTATATCCCGGTAGAATGCAGTGCTCTTGCCAATATCGGCTACGTGTAATCCAACATGATTGTGTCCGGCAAATCCCAGCTTATCCTGACCAAAAGTTACTACTGATGAGAAGATAAGCATTAAAAAAATAATAAATTGGCGCATAAAAGGTGGTTTATAATTGAATTAGAAGGTAAAAGAAATGCTGCTATTTCCTGAAACTAATGCAGCCCAAACTATATATTTTTTTAATTACTTACTGAGCAGCTTTTGATCTTATATATTCTCCCGTCTGCTTTTGTATAGAGATAAAAATCATTGTTAAGACCTACACCAAACCGTAGATCAGTTTTTTTATTATCGCTTAATGCCTGAAAGTTGGTTGTTTTGCCTGCCACTTGTATTTCCATTTCCTGTATTAATGCCTGTTTCCCCAAGGCTAAATTCTTATTTTCCACATAGAATACACGGCCATTTACAATATCGCCAAAAATATATTTGCCAGAAAGCAGGGGAATCGCCGTTCCATTATAAACAAATCCACCAGAAATGGCATTTCCTTCATCATGATCATAGAAGGCTACCGGGTAGGTATAATGTAAACCCGGATCATTTTCAGGTAGATTATAAACGACTTTCATGTCGCCCTCGTGGTTGATTACAAATGTACCTTCCCGTTCAGGCCATCCATATTCTGCGCCAGGAATACCAATATTTAATTCTTCTGCATTGGCATGGCCAATATCAGTAATGAGCATTTTCCCGTCAGACGTCCAGCAGATACGGTTTGGATTACGGAAGCCCCGGCAAAAAATTTCTCCTAGGCTGGCATCATCAGAATCTTGTGCAAAGGGATTAATGGCAGGAATACCATAGCGGCCATTCCGACTGTTTCTGCCTGCCGGGTCTATACGCAACACCGAACTCCACACCCGTTTGTTGCTATTACAGAGAAAATAAAAGCCATTTTCCGAAGCCCCGCCATCTCCTACACCTATATATAACAAACCGTAATCAGGCGAACCGGGTTTGGCTAATGGATTAAAGGTGATTTCCTGTACGCCATGGATGTTAGAAACCATATTTATCCGCATCATTTCTCTGCCGGTACCCGAAAATTGTTCTGCTGCCGGTTTATTTGCTTTCCATTCTGTAAGCACCCATTGTGAGGTAACTTTAATAGAATCATCATAGGCAAAATCCGCTGGAGCTGAATTAGGTTTTTCGGTATGGGTGGTGTATAAGAGGCCATTCTTGTAAAAATCCGGATGAAACGCATAGCTGCCAAAACCATTTGCCAGACCAGGGATGATAACAAAGCCAGGGCGTTCCTTTTGCATATCCATGTATACCTGCAGTTGTTTGTCTTTCATTTCATATAAAATTCCACGTAGGTCTTCAATAAACAAACGGTTTTTCTGGCCAGGCAATACCTGCATTTTATTGATACGCGCCAGAGGTACTTTATCCGCTGTAGCAGGAGCAGTAGTTACTTCTTCCAGAATGAGTTGTAAGCCTGATTTAGGAATAGCTGTAGGAACAGGATTATTGAGTGCTGTACCCAGATGGGCAGCAGTTTCGTTGGTAGGCGGTTGTTTCTGGTTTTTATGAATATATGAAAGCAATGCTTGTATATCTGTATCAGTTAATTGAGTAAAAGGAGGCATATATTGTTTGTATTCCTCAAAAAGCTGTTTGCCTCTGGCATCGCCAGCCGTGATAACTCCAGGAGCATTGCGGATAAACTTTGCGAGCCATTCAGAAGAGTTTTGTGAAGTTGCCTGTGCCAGATTAGGCCCTATGCCTTTTTGCAGAAAATTATGGCAAGCCGAGCAATTGGTTTCGAATAATTGCTGTCCTTTGGCTAAAACCTGTTCATCCGTGATATAATAAGAAGTACTACTAGTTTTTATTTCTGTGGTTTGCTCTACTGGATGGCTCGCTTCAGACGTTTTTGTACCGGCTTTCTTTTCAGAGGCACATGCATAGCAGCCCATGATTCCAGCCAGAATTAATGCCAGGAAATATATTTTTTTAATGAAGGGAGTAACGATGAATGGCATTCGTTTAAGGTTAGGTAATATATTTCCAAGGTACGTTATTTTAGATAAATAGTAAACCTCTGTTCAAATTGCTAAGATTAGTGCCGGTAAACTATAGATCTGATCAACCCATAATAAATACCCGGGGATATTACAAAGCAGCTCTTTTGCCAAGCTCAATCACCTGCATATTGCTCACTTTTTTGTCCTGTATATCAAAACGGAGTACTGTTCGCATGTGATGAAAACCATGTTTACCAGCCGCTCCAGGATTCAGGTGCAACAAATTATTATGTACACGGTCTGGCATCACTTTCAGAATATGCGAATGACCACAAATAAATATATCTGGCGGCGTTTTCTTGATAGCGGCCAGCACAGCCGGATTATACCTGGGCGGATACCCTCCAATATGTGTGATCCACACTTGTAGACCTTCACACGTGAATTTCTGGTCTTTGGGATAAGCAATTCGGATGTCCTGCCCATCAATATTGCCATATACTGCCCGTACCGGTTTAAAAGCAGCCAGCCGGTCAATTAAGGCTATATCACCTATATCGCCGGCATGCCATATTTCATCACAGGTTTCAAAGTAAGTAAAAAGCCGCTCATCCAAATACCCATGTGTATCAGACATCAATCCTATTTTCATTGCTATGCATTCAAAAGTGAAGAGACAAAAATACCTTTTTTGTCCTCAGATAAATGATTTTTTTATCTTGGAAACCGGAAACCTCCTAGAGTGTTCTTATGTTTTCCTCCAGAACAGGCAAACAGGTTTGGCAGGAGAAAGTATATATTTGAACATACATCCATAAAATAATCCTTTGCCATTGCTTATTGTCCTACCTTTGCCAGCTAAAATTTGAATGAAGCAAGTATGCGTAAAACGGTTGTATTAAATGTAGTAGGGCTTACTCCGGGTTTAATAGGCCAATATACTCCCTTTTTAAATGAATGGTCGAAGCAGGCGAAAACCACTTTTATAAAACCAGTTGTGCCTGCCGTAACCTGTTCTGTGCAGGCGACTTACCTTACCGGGAAAACGCCTGATGTACACGGAATAGTGGGAAACGGATGGTATTTTAGGGATGAGTGCGAAATTAAGTTCTGGCGGCAGTCGAATAAGCTAATGGAAGCGCCTAAAATATGGGAAGTGGCCAGAAAAGAAGATCCCTCGTTCACTTGTGCCAATATGTTCTGGTGGTATAATATGTATTCTTCAGCCGATTATTCCGTTACGCCCCGACCGCAATACCTGGCTGATGGCCGCAAAATGCCCGATTGTTATGCATATCCGGCCAGTTTGCGCGATAAATTACAGGCCGAATTAGGTACATTTCCGTTGTTCGATTTCTGGGGGCCACGTACAACTATTAAGTCCAGCCAGTGGATTGCGGATGCTTCCAAGAAGGTAGATGAATGGCATAATCCTACGCTTACCCTCATTTACCTGCCACACTTGGATTATAATATCCAGCGTTTTGGTCCGGACCTTATGAAAATAAGTAAAGATTTGCAGGAGATTGATGCGGTTTGCAAAGACCTGATTCAGTTTTATGAGAAAAGAGGTGCCCAGGTATTGGTGCTTTCTGAATATGGTATTACGCCGGTAGACCGCCCGGTTCATTTAAATAGGGTATTACGGGAGAAAGGATATATTGCTGTACGGGAGGAACGTGGACTGGAATTGCTGGATGCAGGCGTAAGTACTGCTTTTGCTGTAGCCGATCATCAGGTAGCTCATATTTATGTGAATGAGGCAAGTAAAATTAATCAGGTCAGAAAACTTATAGAGGCCATACCTGGGGTACAAGAGGTATGGGGAGAAGCAGAAAAAAAGCAGCATCACCTGAATCATGACCGTGCTGGAGAATTAATAGCTATTGCTGACAACCATTCCTGGTTTACATATTATTACTGGCTGGACGATGCCAAAGCGCCTGACTTTGCCCGGATTGTAGATATTCATAAAAAGCCAGGATATGACCCGGTAGAAATGTTTGCAGACCCAAACATTACAATGCTTCCGGTGAAAGTAGGTATGAAATTAATCAAGAAAAAATTAGGCTTCCGTATGCTCATGGACATTATTCCCCTGGATGGATCTCTGGTAAAAGGTTCGCATGGACGTTATCCGGATAGACCAGTAGATGGCCCTTTTCTGATGACAAAACAAGCTGCAACGTTGCCAGCTTCTCAAGTGGAAGCTACCCGGGTATTTGATATATTGCTTTCACATTTAAGGGATTAAGTAGAGATAGTAACAATAAATTAATCAATTTTTAATGGAGCATTCTCGTTTTTTTCTTACATTTGATTTTAAGACCTACTATATTTTTGCTTTGGTAAAGGACTATATCACATTAACGGCCATTTTTTCCAGTAGCCATTCCGGCGGATTCTATGCATATATAGAGGAGATACCGGAAGTATGTACAACTGCGGGCACTTTTGATAAAGCCATTACTCATCTCAGAATGAAATTACAAAGGGCTGTGCAGGATACCAGCCGGCTGAGATTAGCAGTACGTTATAAACATGTATTTCTTAAAAACAGCCATGCTAATTAGTAAACAACATAGCTGTACGGGTATTAAATATAGTTTTCTTAAAAACAGCCTCTTTTCGCCTTCTGATTATATGTTTGAATTACATTAACTAATCCCTCTTTGTAGTATGCGCTACCTTGCAGTTTTTTTTACGGTCATTTTTATCTTGTTTGCTATTGTTCAATACAATGATCCTGATCCAATTTTATGGATTCCAATTTACGCCTATGCTGCATTGATGTCGTATCTGGCGTACCGGCAAAAATACATTATTCCTGCCTTACTTATTGGGTTTGTGGCATATTTGGTCGGTGCTATCTATTATTTTCCACCATCGGTTGGCGAGTGGATTAACGCGGAGGAAACTGCCAAATCTCTTCAAATGAAGATGCCCTTTGTAGAAGAAGCCCGGGAATCGATGGGTTTGGGCATTTGTGTTATCGCCATGGGTATATTTTTGTATGCGGCCTACCGCCAGCGTAAAACTCAGACAAGCCCGGTATCTAAGATAGTATAGATTTATTTATCGGTAGAGTAAACAGAGATAGTCTTGTCCGGGAATACGATTTTTATTAATATTCCGGTCAAACTCTATCATCCTATATTTATGTTTGTACATACCGTATATTTCTGGCTTCACTATTCTGCTACAGCCGCAGACAGGACTTTTTTTGAGCAACAATTGCAGCAACTTTCTACCATCGAATATATTCATACAGCTTATGTTGGCGTTCCGGCACCTACCCGCCGCGAAGTTATCGACAGTTCGTATGATTATTCCATCACCTTTATATTTAAAAGCCAGGTTGAACAGGATCTGTACCAGCCGCATCCGGCTCATAAGGCCTTTGTTGATAAATGCGCGCATTTATGGCGGAGAGTACAAGTGTATGATGCTATTCCGTTCTAGGTAATATATACATTAACACAAATACCTGACAGATTTTATATTTGTCAGGTATTTATTTTTAGGGAATTACATTTAGAAATAGAAGTGTGATATAGAGCCATTTCTTACACAACAGATATTTGGATGCACTCTCTGTATAATTGTTTGTGAAGGCAGGATAGATTTGTAAAGTACCATACGTCTATTCTTATGAAAAACAAATACAGCTTATTTCTTCTCCTTCCTAGCCTCTTTCTATGTAGCTGCATGACTAGTACTTACTTAAAAGTAATGCGTCCGGCACAGGTTACGGTAGGGCCACATATTAAAAAAATAGCTATTGTCAACCGGACTGTTCCTGAAAAAAAAGCCGTCAATATTATAGAAGGTATCCTTACAGGGGAAATGCCCGGACGTGATAAACAAGGTGTACAGAAAGCTATCGATGGATTACAGGAAAGCTTTATAAATTCTCCCAGATTTGAAGTCATCAGGACAAATGAAGAACTAAAAGGCTCTGGCATTGGTGATATGTTGCCCACACCCTTGAACTGGACAGTAATAACTGATCTGTGTAAAAAATACCAGGTAGATGCCATTTTAGCTGTTGAAAATTATGATTCAGATTTTATTATAACGAAAGGTGATAAAATCAATAAGAAGGTGAATGAAAAAGGCGATACAATTAAAGTGCTTGAATATTATGCAGAAGGAATAGCTACTGTTAACTTAGGCTACCGCTTGTATGATCCTCAGAAAAAGGCAATTGTAGACCAGTTACAAAACAGCAATAAGAATAAATGGAATACAAAAGGAAATTCTGTTCAGGATGCACTGGTGCAACTCATTGATGCCAATACAGCTATTCAACGGGTGAGCTTTGCTTCAGGCGGAAATTATGGTAGCCGTATTACCCCAAAT from Rhodocytophaga rosea carries:
- a CDS encoding VOC family protein; amino-acid sequence: MRQFIIFLMLIFSSVVTFGQDKLGFAGHNHVGLHVADIGKSTAFYRDIIGLRPIPVPDDLKAIRSWFDIGNGQQIHLLAGRTEKIYHDRNGGHIAFFVESITQAETFLTKYKIQFHKQTRFDKVVQIYFSDPDGYLIEINERK
- a CDS encoding PQQ-dependent sugar dehydrogenase, encoding MPFIVTPFIKKIYFLALILAGIMGCYACASEKKAGTKTSEASHPVEQTTEIKTSSTSYYITDEQVLAKGQQLFETNCSACHNFLQKGIGPNLAQATSQNSSEWLAKFIRNAPGVITAGDARGKQLFEEYKQYMPPFTQLTDTDIQALLSYIHKNQKQPPTNETAAHLGTALNNPVPTAIPKSGLQLILEEVTTAPATADKVPLARINKMQVLPGQKNRLFIEDLRGILYEMKDKQLQVYMDMQKERPGFVIIPGLANGFGSYAFHPDFYKNGLLYTTHTEKPNSAPADFAYDDSIKVTSQWVLTEWKANKPAAEQFSGTGREMMRINMVSNIHGVQEITFNPLAKPGSPDYGLLYIGVGDGGASENGFYFLCNSNKRVWSSVLRIDPAGRNSRNGRYGIPAINPFAQDSDDASLGEIFCRGFRNPNRICWTSDGKMLITDIGHANAEELNIGIPGAEYGWPEREGTFVINHEGDMKVVYNLPENDPGLHYTYPVAFYDHDEGNAISGGFVYNGTAIPLLSGKYIFGDIVNGRVFYVENKNLALGKQALIQEMEIQVAGKTTNFQALSDNKKTDLRFGVGLNNDFYLYTKADGRIYKIKSCSVSN
- a CDS encoding metallophosphoesterase family protein yields the protein MKIGLMSDTHGYLDERLFTYFETCDEIWHAGDIGDIALIDRLAAFKPVRAVYGNIDGQDIRIAYPKDQKFTCEGLQVWITHIGGYPPRYNPAVLAAIKKTPPDIFICGHSHILKVMPDRVHNNLLHLNPGAAGKHGFHHMRTVLRFDIQDKKVSNMQVIELGKRAAL
- a CDS encoding alkaline phosphatase family protein; its protein translation is MRKTVVLNVVGLTPGLIGQYTPFLNEWSKQAKTTFIKPVVPAVTCSVQATYLTGKTPDVHGIVGNGWYFRDECEIKFWRQSNKLMEAPKIWEVARKEDPSFTCANMFWWYNMYSSADYSVTPRPQYLADGRKMPDCYAYPASLRDKLQAELGTFPLFDFWGPRTTIKSSQWIADASKKVDEWHNPTLTLIYLPHLDYNIQRFGPDLMKISKDLQEIDAVCKDLIQFYEKRGAQVLVLSEYGITPVDRPVHLNRVLREKGYIAVREERGLELLDAGVSTAFAVADHQVAHIYVNEASKINQVRKLIEAIPGVQEVWGEAEKKQHHLNHDRAGELIAIADNHSWFTYYYWLDDAKAPDFARIVDIHKKPGYDPVEMFADPNITMLPVKVGMKLIKKKLGFRMLMDIIPLDGSLVKGSHGRYPDRPVDGPFLMTKQAATLPASQVEATRVFDILLSHLRD
- a CDS encoding type II toxin-antitoxin system HicB family antitoxin — its product is MVKDYITLTAIFSSSHSGGFYAYIEEIPEVCTTAGTFDKAITHLRMKLQRAVQDTSRLRLAVRYKHVFLKNSHAN
- a CDS encoding transmembrane 220 family protein gives rise to the protein MRYLAVFFTVIFILFAIVQYNDPDPILWIPIYAYAALMSYLAYRQKYIIPALLIGFVAYLVGAIYYFPPSVGEWINAEETAKSLQMKMPFVEEARESMGLGICVIAMGIFLYAAYRQRKTQTSPVSKIV
- a CDS encoding Dabb family protein encodes the protein MFVHTVYFWLHYSATAADRTFFEQQLQQLSTIEYIHTAYVGVPAPTRREVIDSSYDYSITFIFKSQVEQDLYQPHPAHKAFVDKCAHLWRRVQVYDAIPF
- a CDS encoding DUF6340 family protein; translated protein: MTSTYLKVMRPAQVTVGPHIKKIAIVNRTVPEKKAVNIIEGILTGEMPGRDKQGVQKAIDGLQESFINSPRFEVIRTNEELKGSGIGDMLPTPLNWTVITDLCKKYQVDAILAVENYDSDFIITKGDKINKKVNEKGDTIKVLEYYAEGIATVNLGYRLYDPQKKAIVDQLQNSNKNKWNTKGNSVQDALVQLIDANTAIQRVSFASGGNYGSRITPNWVSVRREFYKKNKRDSYFTIGSRKAQVNDWNGAADYWLKATQSRSSKVAGKACYNLALAYEVLGDLDGAKKWVTTSYADYGNKKARRYSYLIDGRIWEMQKLNEQMSQAN